From one Deltaproteobacteria bacterium genomic stretch:
- the gmd gene encoding GDP-mannose 4,6-dehydratase: protein MPKALITGVTGQDGSYLVEFLLSKGYEVHGIIRRASTFNTGRLDHIYVDPHAAGARMFLHYGDLSDGGQLTNLIYNVQPDEIYHLGAQSHVRVSFDIPEYTGDITGLGTTRILESLRRAGGKARYYQASSSEMFGATPPPQGEKTPFYPRSPYGAAKVYSYWMAVNYREAYNMFASNGILFNHESPRRGETFVTRKITRAIAKIKAGRQKELFLGNLDARRDWGFAYEYVQAMWRILQHDRGDDFVIGTGQSNSVKEFLEEAFAYAGLDWKEYVKIDPKYFRPTEVVNLFADASKAKKLLGWEPKVTFKELVRIMVDADLEDAGLPTPGEGRKILAAKGFPVGSKL from the coding sequence ATGCCCAAGGCACTCATCACCGGCGTCACCGGCCAGGACGGATCGTACCTGGTCGAGTTTCTGCTGTCGAAGGGGTACGAGGTTCACGGCATCATCCGCCGCGCCTCCACCTTCAACACGGGCCGCCTCGACCACATCTACGTCGACCCGCACGCCGCCGGCGCCCGCATGTTCCTGCACTACGGCGACCTGTCGGACGGGGGGCAGCTCACCAACCTCATCTACAACGTCCAGCCCGACGAAATCTACCATTTGGGTGCGCAAAGTCACGTGCGCGTTTCCTTCGACATCCCCGAATACACCGGCGACATCACCGGCCTCGGCACGACCCGCATCCTCGAGTCGCTGCGCCGCGCGGGCGGCAAGGCCCGCTACTACCAGGCCTCCTCCAGCGAGATGTTCGGCGCCACCCCGCCGCCGCAGGGCGAGAAGACGCCCTTCTATCCCCGCTCCCCGTACGGCGCGGCCAAGGTGTACTCCTACTGGATGGCGGTCAACTACCGGGAAGCGTACAACATGTTCGCCAGCAACGGGATCCTCTTCAACCACGAATCCCCGCGGCGCGGCGAGACGTTCGTCACCCGCAAGATCACCCGTGCGATCGCGAAGATCAAGGCCGGCAGGCAGAAGGAGCTGTTCCTCGGCAACCTCGACGCCCGGCGCGACTGGGGGTTCGCCTACGAGTACGTGCAGGCGATGTGGCGCATCCTGCAGCACGATCGGGGTGATGATTTCGTCATCGGCACCGGCCAGTCGAACTCGGTGAAGGAGTTCCTCGAGGAGGCGTTCGCCTACGCGGGCCTCGACTGGAAGGAGTACGTGAAGATCGACCCGAAATATTTCCGGCCTACCGAGGTCGTGAACCTGTTCGCCGACGCGTCGAAGGCGAAGAAGCTGCTCGGATGGGAGCCGAAGGTGACGTTCAAGGAGCTGGTGCGGATCATGGTCGACGCCGACCTGGAGGATGCGGGGCTTCCGACCCCCGGCGAGGGCCGCAAAATCCTCGCCGCCAAGGGCTTCCCCGTTGGCTCGAAACTCTAA
- a CDS encoding NAD-dependent epimerase/dehydratase family protein: MSAFAGKKILVTGGSGFLGAPVIAQLLGRGARQEDITVPRSARYDLRLPAPCAEVVAGQDLVIHLAANAGGIGWNRAHPGSLFYDNAAMGIHLTEESRKSGVKKFVQIGTVCAYPFQPPRIPFREDDLWMGYPERTNAPYGMAKKMMMVMGQAYREEYGFNVIYLLPVNLYGPRDHFFEPEKSHVIPALIKKFVDARDSGASEVIVWGSGYFKGTPVSREFLYVDDAAEAIALAAERYDGAEPVNVGAGREVPINDLIAMVCEMTGYRGKVVRDLTKPDGQPRRCLDISRAKEKFGFVARTPFEEGLRKTIAWYEQARREP; this comes from the coding sequence ATGAGCGCGTTCGCGGGAAAGAAGATCCTGGTCACCGGAGGGTCGGGGTTCCTCGGGGCTCCCGTCATCGCGCAGCTGCTCGGTCGCGGCGCGCGGCAGGAGGACATCACCGTTCCGCGGTCGGCTCGGTACGACCTTCGCCTCCCGGCGCCGTGCGCGGAGGTCGTCGCGGGGCAGGATCTCGTCATCCACCTCGCGGCCAACGCGGGCGGGATCGGCTGGAACCGGGCGCACCCCGGCTCCCTTTTCTACGACAACGCCGCGATGGGGATCCACCTGACGGAGGAGTCCCGCAAGTCGGGCGTCAAAAAATTCGTCCAGATCGGCACCGTCTGCGCCTACCCGTTCCAGCCGCCGCGCATCCCGTTCCGCGAGGACGACCTCTGGATGGGGTATCCCGAGCGGACCAACGCCCCGTACGGCATGGCCAAGAAAATGATGATGGTGATGGGGCAGGCGTACCGGGAGGAGTACGGCTTCAACGTGATCTACCTGCTCCCAGTGAACCTGTACGGCCCCCGCGACCACTTCTTCGAGCCGGAGAAGTCGCACGTCATCCCGGCGCTCATCAAGAAATTCGTCGATGCCCGCGACTCCGGCGCGTCGGAGGTGATCGTATGGGGGAGCGGCTACTTCAAGGGCACCCCCGTATCCCGCGAGTTCCTCTACGTGGACGACGCGGCCGAGGCGATCGCATTGGCGGCCGAGCGGTACGACGGGGCGGAACCGGTGAATGTCGGCGCGGGACGCGAGGTGCCGATCAACGACCTGATCGCCATGGTGTGCGAGATGACCGGCTACCGGGGGAAGGTGGTCCGCGACCTCACGAAGCCCGACGGCCAGCCCCGCCGATGCCTCGATATTTCCCGCGCGAAGGAGAAGTTCGGCTTCGTCGCCCGCACGCCGTTCGAGGAAGGCCTGCGCAAGACGATCGCGTGGTACGAGCAGGCGCGACGGGAACCGTGA
- a CDS encoding SDR family oxidoreductase — protein MKRVLVTGGAGFIGSHLCERLLARGDEVLCVDNFFTSRRQNIAHLRGNPLFEFMRHDITWPLYVEVDRIYNLACPASPVHYQFDPVQTTKTNVHGAINMLGLAKRLKVRILQASTSEVYGDPAQHPQTESYWGNVNPIGIRACYDEGKRCAETLFFDYYRQHNLQIRVIRIFNTYGPRMHPNDGRVVSNFIVQALKGEPITLYGTGSQSRSFCYVDDLVTGMIAMMDQDELVGPVNLGNPGEFTILELATMVKELTGSKSEIVFQPLPQDDPVRRRPDITLAKAKLHWEPTIPLRDGLTRTVAFFRELLAAG, from the coding sequence ATGAAGCGCGTGCTGGTCACCGGCGGCGCCGGGTTCATCGGATCGCACCTGTGCGAACGGCTGCTGGCGCGGGGAGACGAGGTCCTGTGCGTCGACAACTTCTTCACCTCCCGCCGGCAGAACATCGCCCACCTCCGCGGCAATCCCCTGTTCGAGTTCATGCGCCACGACATCACCTGGCCGCTCTATGTCGAGGTCGACCGGATTTACAACCTGGCCTGCCCCGCCTCCCCCGTCCATTACCAGTTCGACCCGGTGCAGACGACGAAGACGAACGTGCACGGCGCGATCAACATGCTCGGGCTCGCCAAGCGCCTCAAGGTGCGCATCCTCCAGGCCTCGACCTCCGAGGTGTACGGCGACCCGGCCCAGCACCCGCAGACGGAGTCGTACTGGGGGAACGTGAACCCGATCGGGATACGTGCCTGCTACGACGAAGGAAAGCGTTGCGCGGAGACGCTCTTCTTCGACTATTACCGCCAGCACAACCTGCAGATCCGCGTGATTAGGATCTTCAACACGTACGGCCCGCGGATGCACCCCAACGACGGCCGCGTGGTGTCGAACTTCATCGTCCAGGCGCTGAAGGGGGAGCCGATCACGCTGTACGGCACGGGGAGCCAGTCGCGCTCCTTCTGCTACGTGGACGACCTCGTCACCGGGATGATCGCGATGATGGACCAGGACGAGCTGGTCGGGCCGGTGAACCTGGGCAACCCCGGCGAGTTCACGATCCTCGAGCTGGCGACGATGGTCAAGGAGCTCACCGGCTCGAAGTCCGAGATCGTTTTCCAGCCGCTTCCGCAGGACGACCCGGTCCGCCGCCGCCCGGACATCACCCTGGCGAAGGCGAAGCTTCACTGGGAGCCGACGATCCCGCTGCGCGACGGCCTCACCCGCACGGTCGCCTTCTTCCGGGAGTTGCTCGCCGCGGGGTGA
- a CDS encoding caspase family protein — protein MKKALLVGINRYPDPRNELKGCVNDVRQMAETLKSRYGFPGDGNMRILTDARATTKAILDGLAWLTAGASPGDSLVFHYSGHGSQVPDRNGDETTDRQDEILCPYDLDWDHPLTDDDLAAACANVPQGALLTVILDCCHSGTGLRDFALSGNLHYLASLTRPANLVYSGCTIPRGNFVRPCGIPPSDAPDRHRFLPYPETPHPAPPRPRRPARRFGVSVTRTNAVLIAACRDDQTSSDAWIDGGYHGAHTYHLCRTLTNGARDLTYRALVSATGTALSRAGFDQVPQLEGPTRLLVDPVFLPLTTAGKERCAV, from the coding sequence ATGAAGAAAGCGCTGCTGGTCGGCATCAACCGGTACCCGGATCCGCGCAACGAACTGAAAGGGTGCGTCAACGACGTCCGCCAGATGGCGGAAACGCTGAAAAGCCGGTACGGCTTCCCCGGCGACGGGAACATGCGCATCCTCACCGATGCCCGCGCCACCACGAAGGCGATCCTCGACGGGCTCGCCTGGCTCACTGCGGGGGCCTCCCCGGGCGACTCCCTCGTCTTCCACTACTCCGGCCACGGCTCCCAGGTGCCCGATCGAAACGGCGACGAGACGACCGACCGGCAGGACGAGATCCTCTGCCCGTACGACCTCGACTGGGATCACCCCCTCACCGACGACGACCTCGCCGCCGCCTGCGCCAACGTCCCGCAAGGGGCCCTCCTCACCGTCATCCTCGACTGCTGCCACTCCGGCACCGGCCTGCGCGACTTCGCCCTCTCCGGCAACCTCCATTACCTGGCCAGCCTCACGCGGCCCGCGAATCTCGTCTACTCCGGCTGCACCATCCCCCGCGGGAATTTCGTCCGCCCCTGCGGCATCCCCCCGTCCGACGCCCCCGACCGGCATCGCTTCCTCCCGTACCCGGAAACGCCCCATCCAGCTCCGCCGCGCCCTCGCCGCCCCGCCCGCCGGTTCGGCGTCAGCGTCACCCGCACCAACGCCGTGCTGATCGCCGCCTGTCGGGACGACCAGACATCGTCCGACGCCTGGATCGACGGCGGCTACCACGGCGCCCACACGTACCACCTTTGCCGCACCCTGACCAACGGAGCCCGCGACCTCACCTACCGCGCCCTCGTTTCCGCCACCGGGACCGCCCTCTCCCGCGCCGGTTTCGACCAGGTCCCCCAGCTCGAAGGGCCCACCCGCCTGCTCGTGGATCCGGTGTTCCTCCCTCTCACCACGGCCGGCAAAGAAAGGTGCGCCGTTTGA
- a CDS encoding DUF4258 domain-containing protein encodes MRRLIGSPNRFLLTNHASVVLRERDIPVEWVRRVLARPRLRLPDAEDPDLLHALAPIVEREDRVLRVVYNGTTDPWRVVTAYFDRAWRGML; translated from the coding sequence GTGCGCCGTTTGATCGGTAGCCCCAACCGTTTCCTGCTGACGAATCACGCTTCGGTGGTCCTGCGGGAACGCGACATTCCCGTGGAGTGGGTCCGGCGAGTCCTTGCGCGTCCGCGTCTTCGTCTGCCGGATGCCGAGGACCCGGATCTGCTCCATGCGTTGGCTCCGATCGTAGAGCGAGAAGACCGCGTCTTGCGAGTCGTATATAATGGAACAACAGATCCGTGGCGGGTTGTCACAGCCTACTTCGACCGCGCCTGGAGGGGGATGTTATGA
- a CDS encoding DUF2283 domain-containing protein, with translation MRIHFDEKADALYLRLDDAPVIDSQEVSGGIVLDFNDRSQVVGIEVLDVKKRFPNADPKTIRLDMA, from the coding sequence ATGAGGATTCATTTCGACGAAAAAGCCGACGCTCTTTACCTGCGGCTGGATGACGCTCCGGTCATCGACTCCCAGGAGGTCTCGGGCGGGATCGTCCTCGACTTCAACGATCGAAGCCAGGTGGTCGGCATCGAGGTCCTCGATGTGAAGAAGCGTTTCCCAAATGCGGACCCCAAGACGATCCGCCTGGATATGGCCTGA
- a CDS encoding capsule assembly Wzi family protein: MGGSLSAVLAAFVLFAAPAHAADLFLTGEREVYLAVDKLNAMGQLPGFLANTRPYSVAAVRAALANNAAAGQGTGCDAELARWASYATKPTVLVRGTAALEADEKRETRPIEGGVPTPRGVSTRLSILAREETSPFVSAHASVATFFGEGGETGTRVGETAIETGTPSAALQIGKIATWYGPGRLGALIFTNNAQSYPGIRLHNPVPIAVPGLFSFLGNAQYDLFLARLESDRPIPNPLLFGMRLAARPGRYLELGLSRSMIYGGHGHDSGIVAWWDAFKGENTNEPGDQGLVNQIAGFDITLTLPFPSQPIQAYLEMAGEDAAHLLGTPIPFPSKFAYVTGVFLPTLFGSAAHDLRVEWARNHWQGNGPAWYVHSVSGEGYAHSYRNRVLGHPMGNDAQNLSIQGHHFLLPSTYIEWTLSRTDRFSPGPMKERTDRASAGLVGWLSENVRAEAEIALEKVKNPAGLPGSPAEDASFRVALSYQHGSGK, encoded by the coding sequence ATGGGCGGTAGCCTGTCCGCCGTCCTCGCGGCCTTCGTCCTGTTCGCCGCGCCCGCCCACGCCGCCGACCTGTTCCTCACCGGCGAGCGGGAGGTCTACCTCGCCGTCGACAAGTTGAACGCGATGGGCCAGCTCCCCGGCTTCCTCGCCAACACGCGCCCGTACTCCGTCGCCGCCGTCCGCGCCGCCCTCGCCAACAACGCTGCCGCGGGACAGGGCACCGGCTGCGACGCCGAGCTCGCCCGCTGGGCTTCCTACGCGACGAAGCCGACCGTCCTGGTCCGCGGCACCGCCGCCCTCGAAGCGGACGAAAAGCGCGAGACCCGCCCCATCGAAGGCGGCGTCCCCACGCCCAGGGGCGTCTCCACCCGCCTCTCGATCCTCGCCCGCGAGGAGACGTCCCCGTTCGTTTCCGCCCACGCCTCCGTCGCCACCTTCTTCGGCGAAGGCGGCGAGACCGGCACCCGCGTCGGCGAGACCGCCATCGAGACCGGCACCCCGTCCGCCGCCCTGCAGATCGGCAAGATCGCCACCTGGTACGGCCCCGGCCGCCTCGGCGCCCTCATCTTCACCAACAACGCCCAGAGCTACCCTGGCATCCGCCTCCACAACCCGGTCCCCATCGCCGTCCCCGGCCTCTTCTCCTTCCTCGGGAACGCCCAGTACGACCTGTTCCTCGCGCGCCTCGAGTCGGACCGCCCCATCCCGAACCCGCTCCTCTTCGGCATGCGCCTTGCGGCCCGCCCCGGCCGCTACCTCGAACTCGGCCTCTCCCGGTCGATGATCTACGGCGGCCACGGCCACGACAGCGGGATCGTAGCGTGGTGGGACGCCTTCAAGGGGGAAAACACCAACGAGCCCGGCGATCAAGGGCTGGTCAACCAGATCGCCGGTTTCGACATCACCCTCACGCTCCCGTTCCCCTCCCAACCGATCCAGGCGTACCTCGAAATGGCGGGGGAGGACGCGGCGCACCTGCTGGGCACCCCCATCCCGTTCCCGAGCAAATTCGCGTATGTCACCGGCGTCTTCCTCCCGACCCTGTTCGGCAGCGCGGCGCACGACCTACGGGTCGAATGGGCCCGCAACCACTGGCAGGGGAACGGCCCGGCGTGGTACGTCCACTCGGTTTCCGGAGAGGGCTACGCCCACTCCTACCGCAACCGGGTTCTCGGCCACCCGATGGGCAACGACGCGCAGAACCTCTCCATCCAGGGCCACCACTTCCTCCTCCCATCGACTTATATCGAGTGGACATTGTCCCGCACCGACCGCTTCTCCCCCGGCCCGATGAAGGAGCGCACCGACCGCGCTTCCGCCGGCCTCGTCGGATGGCTCTCCGAAAACGTCCGCGCCGAAGCGGAGATCGCCCTCGAAAAGGTGAAGAACCCCGCCGGCCTCCCGGGCTCGCCCGCCGAAGACGCCTCCTTCCGCGTCGCCCTCTCCTACCAACACGGGAGCGGGAAATGA
- a CDS encoding type II toxin-antitoxin system prevent-host-death family antitoxin, producing MKSVGAYEAKTHLSGLLDEVSRGAHISITRKGVPVALMVPPSSRRKEDVAETIRKLKELRKGITLGGISVRELIDAGRRY from the coding sequence ATGAAAAGCGTCGGGGCATACGAGGCGAAGACCCACCTGTCCGGGCTGCTGGACGAAGTGAGCCGCGGCGCGCACATCTCCATCACCAGGAAAGGGGTCCCCGTGGCGTTGATGGTGCCTCCCTCCTCCCGGCGGAAAGAGGACGTCGCCGAAACGATCCGGAAGCTAAAGGAACTCCGGAAAGGGATCACCTTGGGCGGGATATCGGTCCGTGAACTCATCGATGCGGGGCGCCGCTATTGA
- a CDS encoding type II toxin-antitoxin system VapC family toxin, which yields MTRFVLDCSVTVAWCIEGEANPSTDRLLDSLRSGEALVPALWPLEISNVLLTAERRRRFTRAQGFQCLEMLRSLPIAVDESTSSRAMGDILSLARDQNLPVYDAAYLELSIREALPLATRDKALAAAAKRCGVPLK from the coding sequence TTGACCCGCTTCGTCCTCGATTGCTCCGTGACCGTGGCCTGGTGCATCGAAGGCGAGGCGAATCCATCGACCGACCGGCTTCTCGATTCCCTGCGGTCCGGCGAGGCCCTTGTGCCCGCCCTCTGGCCTCTTGAGATTTCCAACGTTCTCCTGACGGCGGAGCGTCGTCGCCGGTTCACCCGTGCCCAAGGGTTCCAGTGCCTGGAGATGCTGCGTTCCCTTCCCATTGCCGTGGACGAAAGCACGTCTTCCCGGGCGATGGGCGATATCCTGTCGCTGGCCAGGGATCAGAACCTCCCCGTATACGACGCCGCGTACCTGGAACTGTCGATCCGCGAGGCGCTCCCCCTTGCGACCCGCGACAAGGCCCTCGCCGCCGCCGCGAAGCGGTGCGGGGTTCCCCTGAAATGA
- a CDS encoding nucleotidyltransferase domain-containing protein gives MKDDGLVIETLRGALPDVVAIYRFGSTATGQAGKESDVDIAVLPAAPIEPTFRWNLQECLAVALHRPVDLVDLLQASTVMRMQVLESAILLFERDPSVRLRFETAACSAYARLNEERRAILDQVRREGTVYGR, from the coding sequence ATGAAGGACGACGGCCTCGTCATCGAGACCCTTCGAGGCGCTCTCCCCGACGTGGTGGCGATCTATCGGTTCGGCTCGACGGCCACGGGACAGGCGGGCAAGGAAAGCGACGTCGACATCGCCGTCCTCCCCGCGGCTCCCATCGAGCCCACCTTCCGCTGGAACCTTCAGGAGTGCCTTGCCGTGGCGCTTCACCGCCCCGTCGATCTCGTCGATCTGCTCCAGGCCTCCACGGTCATGCGCATGCAGGTTCTTGAATCGGCGATTCTTCTGTTCGAACGCGATCCGTCCGTCCGCCTTCGCTTCGAAACGGCCGCCTGTTCCGCCTACGCTCGTCTCAACGAAGAGCGCCGGGCGATCCTGGACCAGGTCCGCCGGGAGGGGACCGTTTATGGTCGATGA